The stretch of DNA TATGAAGCCTGAAGGTGAAGGCTTGCTTGCTTGGTTCTACTTTATTTTATAAAGGAATGTCATGTTTgtcgtatatttaaaaaatgtttattcATGAACAGTATTATTCACTTTGCTATTTACAGAATAACTCCTGCCTCGTGAGTATTTGTCTTTAACCAGTGGCGATTATATGGTTAGTGATAAgggaaaataattataaatttatgtatcctcaaatattcttttttttttttttttaggagaGTTAATGACAGTATATTGCATATCTCATTAGTTACATCCTATTTATTGACTCCTTTATTGCTTGGCAAAATAGTCCATGTCCCAAAAGATTTGCACAAAATTTGAAAACCTAACTTGGGGAATCGGGTTGAGTATATTACTTAGTCGTTGTATACTCGGCCTATATAAAGAAGTAAGGGCTTAAACAAGTAAGTATATAGAACTTAAGAGTGGAGGTCCCTCTAGACTAAATTTTTTTCCTGCAAGTTCCAGTATTCTTTtatgcattattttatttattttctgagTGATTTAATCAccccaaaacaaaaatattttcatgtagATGCTATATATTTTTCCCACCAACTCTTttatgtgaatatatatatatatgtatatatctgaggttatattttaattttttttaatttttttggtccAACTCTGAAGTGAATTTGGACTAAATtcaagtattttaaaaatatattcaaacaatgaatttcaaattgcaaattaaaattaaagaaagaaaggcctGATTAACCATTTTTATTGCATGTATGTCTTGACCATTATTAATGTGAGAAAATGGTGACGAAATttcttgctttattatatatataaatgttggTCTGGACATTCAAtttgtatctatatatatatatatattcaaaaaggGCAAGCAGTAATATATTATAGGAAAAATGTTTAAATCGACCCTCAAACAATTTGAATTAGATCAATTGagctcaaaattaaatttttaaccaaataaatccaaacttTTTATTTACGAACTAAGTAAACCCAATTTTTGCTTgactcaaatttaattttgagcTCAATTGACTCAATTAAAATAGTTGGAGGACCGATTTGAAtcttttttcatatattatatgtgTGACATTACGCACAGAATTTTCAATTTATACAAGGACAGTTGATAAAAGaggaaaaatatatgtatatgaaatGAAAACATTAATCACCTTGGTTGCTTATGCATTAATAGGTATATTTGTTGCTTCATTTGTTTTTCAATCGAACCTTGAGAGCTTATAAATAAGCATGGTGACAAACCTCCAAGTGGTCACAGTACTACTGAATGTGATATTGGTGCATTCTTTTGTGCTcgatatatctatatataaatataagacaCGATGGGTAGTTTCCATGCCATTGCTTTGGTATTGTGCATGGTTTTGACAAGCACTCGACCACTCACTTCTTCAAGCGTGATGCAATATGGGGCAGTTGGAGATGGAAAAACAGATGATACCCAGGTGATTATGTTTTGCGCTGCCTGTGTTGGATCCCTGTGTTTATGTTTGTGTCTATGATATTAATTTACTTGAGatttgcatgtatatatatatatatatatttgaattaaaagaaattaatttggcCCTTTTttcagacatatatatattacacaagATATACATAACATAAATAACGCAGGTTTAATTTTTTCCACGTACGGTTAGTAATTATATAAGTAGGGTACCAACCAATTTATATATGTTGGTATTATCAAATAACAGGCATTTGCGAAGGCATGGACAGCTGCTTGTGGATCTAAATCAGACAACACTGTCGTTGTACCTGCTGGAAAGAACTTCTTGGTGCGTCCCCTTCAGTTCCAAGGTCCATGCAAATCCTCGTCCATCAAGTTCCAGGTCaacctcatcttcttcattaaTTCATTTCACTATCTGTCTATATTAATTTCTTCCAGctgatatataataataatattataataaaagcCCTTTTTCTCTATTATTCTAGATTCAGAAATaatatatttccttttttttgtttgtttatttttcaacaGGTTATGGGAAAAATTACAGCCCCCAGCAAAAACAACTTTGGGGCGGGGAAGGATAATTGGCTTGTTTTCACGAATATTGATGGACTTGTTGTCAGCGGGAATGGGCAAATTGATGGCAATGGGCAAGCTTGGTGGCCAGGTTGTGGACAAGTAAGTAGTAGGTGGTGAACCCAATATTAATTTGCATATTAATCTGTAATATATTGAtcttgcccttttttttttctttttgagtaTTTTGAGAAGTAAATTTTAACTCCATGTACTCTTAATGATCAGGGTTCATCGTGCCAAAGGCCTACTGTAAGTAGAAAAACATATAAACCATTCTCATTAATTTATTATGGATTCATATTCAAAGCATGTCAGTATATGCTATGCTACGATTATATATGTTCATTGTGCTAATGAGCCTAATGCATGAATTATTCATGTTGATATACTGTTAGGCTTTGGAGTTCAATTCATGCAAAAACTTTAAGCTCGATGGATTGACTCATAACAACAGTCCAAAAAATCACATTTCCGTGACAAACTGCCAGAGCTCTACCATCTCCAATCTCCATATCATCGCCCCCCAAACAAGTCCTAACACCGACGGAATTGACATTAGCTCCTCAACCAATATTTTCATCAATCATTGTGACATTGGAACgggttattattaattaattctctaagacattttctttttttttttggagatcATTTTTGTTCATTCATAAATTACTATTTGAAATAATTACATAGGTGATGATTGCATTGCCATCAATAATGGTAGCTCCTACATCAACATCAGCAGGGTAAATTGCGGCCCTGGCCACGGGATTaggtatttttattaatattaattctatCGAATTACAAGGGACCTATATATAGTTTTTATGATTAATTTGGAAATTTTGTTGAGAGTatgctacatatatatatatgtataattctTGGCCAATATTGGCATATATATTATTAGCATTGGAAGCTTGGGAATTGATGGGAGTGAAGGGCAAGTGGAAGAAGTGCATGTGAGCGACTGTACCTTCACCAGAACGAAAAATGGGGCAAGAATCAAGACATATAAGGTAAGgaaattcttaaatatattaattaaaccaataccaaatatatatatatataatatatggtcttagaaatttattaaattc from Diospyros lotus cultivar Yz01 chromosome 6, ASM1463336v1, whole genome shotgun sequence encodes:
- the LOC127803721 gene encoding probable polygalacturonase At3g15720, which gives rise to MVLTSTRPLTSSSVMQYGAVGDGKTDDTQAFAKAWTAACGSKSDNTVVVPAGKNFLVRPLQFQGPCKSSSIKFQVMGKITAPSKNNFGAGKDNWLVFTNIDGLVVSGNGQIDGNGQAWWPGCGQGSSCQRPTALEFNSCKNFKLDGLTHNNSPKNHISVTNCQSSTISNLHIIAPQTSPNTDGIDISSSTNIFINHCDIGTGDDCIAINNGSSYINISRVNCGPGHGISIGSLGIDGSEGQVEEVHVSDCTFTRTKNGARIKTYKGGRGFIRKINYERITLVDTLNPILIDQHYCPNNVCQDALDVNIREISFVGFEGTSGQEAAIQLNCSAIVACTGIVLTGINMTPAGPASGKSLRATCINAHGTSSPSNVPAVSCLLP